One genomic segment of Tripterygium wilfordii isolate XIE 37 chromosome 9, ASM1340144v1, whole genome shotgun sequence includes these proteins:
- the LOC120006271 gene encoding uncharacterized protein LOC120006271 isoform X2, which translates to MANPSANHQDSSAQAPSFYGVTNYGDNNGLLRHNPGISLDWRPEEQSILEQGLIKYAGHPLLICYAKISMELQDKTIRDIAFRCNWMKKKEISNGSKGENCLKRKSEDDKLSTWQNVPPYAPSVSLVDYDDDGDRVIGGVTGVLFERNEQAFNRIAANFSTLQIIDNLNLLCQARDNLLKITYDLNGLLLSLLKNHARRNGSVPATSSEGKRADI; encoded by the exons ATGGCTAACCCATCTGCGAACCATCAAGATTCATCTGCTCAAGCCCCGTCTTTCTACGGTGTAACAAACTACGGTGACAATAATGGCCTCTTGAGGCACAATCCGGGCATCTCTTTAGATTGGAGGCCAGAGGAGCAGTCCATTCTTGAACAAGGACTCATCAA ATATGCTGGTCATCCTCTTTTAATTTGTTATGCTAAGATATCTATGGAGCTGCAGGATAAGACGATACGAGATATTGCATTTCGCTGCAATTGGATGaag AAAAAGGAAATTAGTAACGGAAGCAAGGgagaaaattgtttaaaaagaaaaagtgaagaTGACAAG CTCTCAACCTGGCAAAATGTTCCACCATATGCACCTTCAGTTTCACTGGTGGACTATGACGATGATGGTGACAGAG TCATCGGTGGTGTTACAGGGGTACTTTTTGAGCGAAACGAGCAGGCCTTCAATAGAATAGCTGCTAATTTCTCAACTTTGCAG ATTATCGATAATCTCAACCTCTTATGCCAAGCGCGTGACAACCTCTTGAAGATTACTTATGA TTTAAATGGTCTTTTGCTTTCTTTG CTCAAGAATCATGCCAGGAGGAATGGA